The following is a genomic window from Sutcliffiella horikoshii.
GATAAGCAGTCCCAATTTGATCGCAGTGGAAAGCGCGCAGACGCCCGCGGGAGGAAGGGACAGGTGAGACCCCGCAACGGAGTGAGGAGGCTCACGGACCGCCCGCAGGCAAGCGAAGCGCCTGGAACGGTGATCAACAGTTAAATGGGATTATATACTTCTTGAACTAATAATCTCCTGGTATCTCTTTGCACTATCTTTCAAAATTCTTTCTTGCGTTTCAAAATCCACATATACCATGCCAAAACGCTTGTCATAACCAAACGCCCATTCAAAATTATCAAATAAAGACCACAAGAAGTACCCAGCGATATTCATGCCTTCTTCATTCAATTCAGCAACAGCAGTAATATGCTTCTCTACATAATCTTTACGCTCATTATCATGCACACAACCGTCCACAACTACATCGTCATAAGCCGCACCATTTTCCGTGATGTAGATTGGTAGATCGGTATAGTTCTCACGAAGTCCTCTAATCAATTCCTTGAACTCCTGTGGAGAGATATCCCAGCCCATGCCAGTCTTCGGATAGTCAGAGTATGCACCTTTGTTTAGCATTGGAGAACTTGGATCAAACTCCACCAAGGATCTTGCGTAATAGTTGATTCCGAAGAAATCGCATGGTGTTGAGATCGATTCCAAATCGCCTTCTTTAATGAAATCAAAGTTATGAATCAACTTGGAAAACAGATTGATCATATCCATTGGATAAGAACCTTTGAAAATTGGATCTAGGAACCATCTGTTGGCATAGCCGTCTGAATTGTTTCTTGCAATCTGGTCATTGATTGAATCTGTTGGAGCATAAGACGGTGCAAGGTTAAGTGTAATTCCAATCGGTGTAGAAGACCCTAATTTACCTTTTAACAATTTAACCGCTTCACCATGTGAAAGTAGGATATGGTGGGCTGCCTTTACACCTTCTTCAAGATTTGTATGTCCAGGAGCGTGATGTCCAAGGTGGTAGCTCAAGAAGCTTGCACACCATGGTTCATTGTGCGTAATCCAAGAGTAAACTAAGTCATCTAACTCTTCATAGCACTTCTCTGCAAACTCAAGGAACCATGCAACTGACTCGCGGTTTACCCATCCGCCCTGTTCATGCGCCCACATCGGCAGGTCCCAGTGATATAACGTAACCATCGGCTTGATACCTGCATCCAATAGCCCATGAATTAACTTTTTATAGAAGTCCATTCCTTCTTGGTTATAGACGCCTTGTTGCGGGAAAATTCTTGGCCAAGCGATTGATAGACGATAAGAATCTACCCCAAGGCTTTTAATAATATTGATGTCTTCTTCATAACGGTGGTAATGGTCACAAGCTACATCTCCTGTGTCTCCATTCCACACTTTCCCTGGTGTTCTTGAAAAAGTATCCCAGATGGAAGGAGTACGACCTCCTTCATCGTGTGCACCTTCTATTTGGTAGGAGGATGTTGCTGTTCCAAAAATAAAGTCCTTTGAAAAATTTAACATGCCGTTCACCTCTTCTATTAATCTAGTTGCTTATTATTATCTATTCTTTTACAGAACCTGCTGAAATACTGCTAATGATGTATTTGGATAGGAACAAGAAGATGATCATGATTGGTACAACAGATATCGCGATACCTAAGTACATAGAACCTAGATTTTCTGCTACCTTTGATCCTCTCAAGAAGCCCATCATGACAGGTAACGTGTACTTTTCCGGACTGAAAAGAACTACTAAAGGAACGATATAGTTATTCCAAGATCCGATAAAGGTGAAGATACCCATTGTAGCTACTGCCGGCATCATGATAGGTAAGCCGATCGTATGGAAAATTCTTATTTCACTTGCTCCATCCATTCTTGCAGCTTCCAATAATGTTGGATGCAGGGTGGAGACAAGAAATTGTCGTAGGAAGAAAACAACGAATGGACTTGCTATAGCCGGAATGATTAATGGGATATAACTGTCCAATGTACCTAATGTTTTGTTTAAGTCATAGAATCCGATTAGACCTAATTGGCCTGGTACCATCATCAAAATTAAAACGGAAACGAATAGAAAGTTTTTACCTTTGAAGTTATAAATCGCAAACCCATATGCCGTCAGTGCGGAAAAATATGAGCTTAATACAGTTACACAAATTGCTATAAATACACTGTTACCGAATCCTTGCCAGATATTGACGAAACTTATTAGTCTTTCATAGTTTTCCATGATTGCGCTACCTGGTAAAAGAGTGAACCCTTTTTGGAGAATTTCCGAATTGGATCTCGTAGCGTTGATAATCATCATATAAAATGGGATAAAGCTAATAATCGCAAGCAATATTAAAAGCCCGTAGAGGATGCTCTTTACAAAAGTCCTTTTATTCACACTAACTCACTCCTAATCCATGCTTTTGCGGTACATAGCTTTAAATGTTGCAAACGAGAAGATTAACGTAATTAAGAATAATCCGTATGCGACCGCTGCGGCGTATCCATAGTTGTTAAATTTAAATGCCTGGTTGTACATATATAAAACCATTGTGTTTAGAGATCCTTGCGGTGCACCCATACCGTCTGTTAATAACATCGGCAATTCGAAAATCTGCAAGCCGCCAATTAATGAAGTGATCATGATATATAACATAATTGGTTTTAACAATGGCAATGTAATGTGGAACAATGTTTTCCAACGGTTCGCTCCATCAATAAGTGCCGCTTCATAGTAATCCTTTGAAATACCTGAAATACCCGCCATTAATACGATAAATGTATGTCCGAACCACATCCAAGCTCCGATAAGAGCAACAGACCATTTTGCTGTAGTTGGGTCGTTAAGCCAGTTGATTGGCTGAGAAATAATTCCTAAATCCATTAATAAATGATTCAATGTTCCATGATGCCAGCCTAGTAAAATACCAAACAATAAAGCCACCGAGGCGATAGTTATCAAGTTTGGAAGATAAAGTACAGCTCGGAAGAAACCAAGTCCTCTCATCTTCAAGCGAATATCAGAAAACAATATGGCAAGCCCCAATGCTATAAGCATTTGAAAGAAGAAGTTAACTCCCCAAATGTACCAAGTGTTAAAGAATGCTTGTAAAAAGTAGCTGTCAGTAAGTAGTCTTGTATAGTTAGCCAATCCAATAACTTCAGGAACTCCCATACCGGAATAGTTTGTAAAACTATAATAGAAGGTTAGTAGTATTGGATAGATGCTAAATATCCCAAAGACGATGAAAAATGGTAGGATGAACAGATAGCCATAATGATCTTTTTTCTTCAAATCAATCGCCTTCTTTCTTTAAATGATGGGTGGGAGCTAAGTTTTCAGCTCCCACCACATCCTTTGTTGCATTATTCAGGTGTCTTAATATCCGGGTATGCATTTTTCACTAAACGATAGAACTCTTCAATTGCTTCTTCTTTCGTCTTCGTTCCTTCTACATACTCCCCAACCATAGATCCGAAGAATCCGTCAATCTGCTGGTCATATCTTGTTACAGTACCTGGGTTGATGTTTGCAGCTTCTTCTAAGAAAAACGTGTAGTTATTTTGTCCGCCTAAGAATGGCTCTTCGAATTCACCCTTGATCTTTTCTGTAACCGGTAAGTAAGAAAGCACATCTCCAGTTTCTGTTGCCCAATCAGTTAAGAACTCTTCATCATGAGTCATCATTTGAACAAATTTCCACGCTAGGTCTTTATTTTCAGAACCTTTGTAAATTCCTAACCAAGTTCCGCCCCAGAAGTATGGGTTCGGACCGTTTGTTACTGCCCAGTCTCCAACAGTTTCTTCTGTATTTGTTTTTAGAACACTGTGAAGACCCCAAGTTGGTAGTGCATAAGCAAACACTTCTGTTTGATCAGAACTTTCCTCGTTAACTTCTTCCCAACCTGCATTGTAGTTGATTGGCTCATCCATTGCTGCGAACCAAGCAGGAGACCATTCTGGTGCAAATGCAGTTAAATCTTTATCACGTAATTCTTTCGCATAATCGAAGTAGTTGATTCTTCCTTCTGTAAGAACAAGTTCGTTATTTTCGTTAACCCAAGGTTGTGGATCTTGACCTTGTGCAAACCAACGAACAGCTCCTTCATCAGGGAATAGACGGTATCCAGCGGATTTCAATTCTTCTCCGACTTCAAACAAACCGTCCATTGTACTCATTCTTTCGCCGATCTCAGTAGGATCATCAGTACCTAACACTTCTTTAGCAATACTTCTTCTATAGAAGATACCGCCTGGAGTTGTTTGCCAAGATACAGCCTTGATTTTTCCTTCAGAGTCTTTTCCTAGGTCGAATACGTAAGGAATATAGTCATCTTCCCATTCTTGTACGTTATATGGCTCTTGAGAAAGATCTTCCCAATAATCTTGCTCTACCCAGTCTTTAATGAATGCAAGTTCTCCAGTAAATACATCAGGAGCTCCTTGGCCGCTCTCTAATACCGGACGTAAGCGCGTTGGATAATCTTCAATTGGAATAATCGTCAAATCAACCGTTACTCCATTTTCTTCTTTAAATACATTAATTGGTTCTTGTAGCTCATCCGTAAAGGACCATACTGTTAAATCTGCTTTCTTTGAAGAAGAACTGTTGCTGCAGGCAGCCAAAAGGCTGAACGTCATTACTGCAGTAATAAGAATTAAAAGCTTCTTTTTCACAAAAATACCCCCCTGTTTTTTGTTGTAAAGATTTACTAAAGCGCTTTCGATTTTGCGAATAGAATACTAAAGCGCTTTCGTATTATGGATAAAAAGAAGACTTATTTAGTCCCCTCTTCACTCATCAGTTTTAAGTGCCTTACACGATTCCCTGATAATGAGTTCTACTGGGATCGTAACGGCTTTGTTGAGCTTTGTTTTGTCATTGATCTGATCTAGTAATAGATCGGCTGCTGTGGAACCAAGTTGATCCATATTCTGTTTGACTGTGGTTAATGGCGGTGCTATATGTTGGGCAATATCAATATCATCATAACCGATGACAGAAATATCATCTGGTACAGATAATCCTTTTTCCCTGATTGCTTTAATTGCACCAAATGCCATATTATCTCCTGCAGCATAAACTGCCGTTGGAGGATCATCTAGTGATAACAATTCTTTCATCGCTTGCTCTCCACTTTCCATGGAGAAGAATCCACCATTCACAATGTAAGATTTGGGAATATCTAAGTTATGCTTTTTAAGCGCTTTTATAAAACCCTTTAATCTTTCCGTACCTGCATACGTTTCCTGATGTCCGTAAATATGTGCAATCTTTCTGTGCCCAAGCGAGTATAGGTGGTCAACAGCCAACACACTTCCATAGCTATTATCACTATACACAACACTTGACTTGGAGCTATGCATATCAATGATTACGGTAGGTAATGGAGACTCCATAAGCTTTTTCACTTCCGGATCATCGGATATGGAGCAAACTACCACTACGCCATCCACTCCTCTATGGCGGAAATGGTCCAGGTAGCTTTTTTTCTCATTGATGATGTTTCTTGATACAAAAAGCATGTCATAACCAAACTGCTCTGCTCTTTGCTTAAAACTTTCAATCACGGCATTGAAAAAGGGATGTTTAATACCAACACCTAAGTTTTCCATGAAAACCACACCGATTGTCCAAGATTTCTTGGTCATCAATGAGCGGGCATGGGAATTGGGGTAGTACCCCATTTCTTCTACAGCTTCTAATATCTTCTTTTTGGTCTTCTCACTTACATCTGTATAATTGTTTAATACTTTTGAAACAGTTGTAATGGAAAAACCGGTCTTTTTCGCAATATCATAAATAGTTGTCATTGTTTTCCCTCTCTCGAACCGAAAGCGCTTTCGAAAGTAATTATAAAATAGAATGTAAACGCCGTCAATGACTTTTTACAAAGAAATTTCAGAAATATTGCAGAATATTACTGGTAAATCTCCCCTTCTCAAAATTTGCCCGCTAAACCTTAAACCTTTTCCCCTCCATTTCGTTATAATTAGTGAAGGATTTAATAATGAATGTTGTTCTACTTGAGATTGGAGTGCAAGGTGTGAGACTCCAGCGGGGGAGTAACGGTAGCTTGAGACCCCACAGGCGAAGCCGAGGAGGCTCAAGCACCGTCCTCTGGATAAGCGAACACCTGGAACGGAAATCTCAAGAAGTTAAACAAATTTTTCATGCAGTCAAACAGAAAGAAGGATTCACCATGATCGAAATTCGCAATCTATCAAAAACATATAAACAACAAAAAGTGCTCTCTTCCATTAACCTGCGAATTTCCACAGGAATATTCGGTCTCTTAGGTCCTAACGGCGCAGGAAAATCCACACTGATGCGAATCATGGCCACCTTAATGAAACCATCTGCCGGAGACATTCACATCGACTCGATTTCCATCCTTTCACATCCCGAAAAAGTTCGGAGATTGATTGGATACCTGCCACAGCACTTTCATGTCTATCCACAAATGTCCCCGATGGAGATATTAGATTTTGTTGGAGTGATGAAAGGCATTACTAACAAGAAAGAACGCAGAGAACAGATAGAACACTGGCTACACGAGGTGAACCTCACTTCCAAAGCCAATGAAAAGATTAAAACTTTTTCCCATGGAATGAAGCAACGTGTCGGCATCGCCCAAGCGTTTATGGGAAATCCGAAATTAGTTATTTTAGATGAGCCTACTGTAGGATTAGATCCAGAAGAGAAGCTTCGATTTAGAAATCTCTTATCCAAAGAAGGTCTAAACAAAAGTATCCTTCTCTCTACACATGTTGTAACAGATATTGAAAGCAGTTGCTATGAAATAGCGGTATTGAAGAAAGGCGAACTTCTATTAGATGCTACGGTTGAAGAGTTGAAAGAGTTGGCTTGCGGCAAAGTGTGGGAAGGAACTGTTCCATCAGGTTATTTAGAAGATATGGCAGAAGATACAATTCTATGTTCAGAACACCGCGGCAGCACTGTTCATGCACGGGTCTTGGCAGATGAAAAGCCATTTTACGGAGCAAAGATGCTAGAGCCAAGCTTAGAGGATGGTTATCTCGCCTTATTAGGAGGGACTTCCTCATGAGATTTTTAAAACAATTGCAACTAGAGAACCGTTTCCTTCTAAAAAATTGGTTCTTCCTTTTAGCCCCACTGATATATGGGATTAGTATGGCTTTATGGATGTCCAATCAAAATCAAGCAGCTACAAACATTCTGGGACAATATAC
Proteins encoded in this region:
- a CDS encoding ABC transporter substrate-binding protein, translating into MKKKLLILITAVMTFSLLAACSNSSSSKKADLTVWSFTDELQEPINVFKEENGVTVDLTIIPIEDYPTRLRPVLESGQGAPDVFTGELAFIKDWVEQDYWEDLSQEPYNVQEWEDDYIPYVFDLGKDSEGKIKAVSWQTTPGGIFYRRSIAKEVLGTDDPTEIGERMSTMDGLFEVGEELKSAGYRLFPDEGAVRWFAQGQDPQPWVNENNELVLTEGRINYFDYAKELRDKDLTAFAPEWSPAWFAAMDEPINYNAGWEEVNEESSDQTEVFAYALPTWGLHSVLKTNTEETVGDWAVTNGPNPYFWGGTWLGIYKGSENKDLAWKFVQMMTHDEEFLTDWATETGDVLSYLPVTEKIKGEFEEPFLGGQNNYTFFLEEAANINPGTVTRYDQQIDGFFGSMVGEYVEGTKTKEEAIEEFYRLVKNAYPDIKTPE
- a CDS encoding carbohydrate ABC transporter permease; the protein is MNKRTFVKSILYGLLILLAIISFIPFYMMIINATRSNSEILQKGFTLLPGSAIMENYERLISFVNIWQGFGNSVFIAICVTVLSSYFSALTAYGFAIYNFKGKNFLFVSVLILMMVPGQLGLIGFYDLNKTLGTLDSYIPLIIPAIASPFVVFFLRQFLVSTLHPTLLEAARMDGASEIRIFHTIGLPIMMPAVATMGIFTFIGSWNNYIVPLVVLFSPEKYTLPVMMGFLRGSKVAENLGSMYLGIAISVVPIMIIFLFLSKYIISSISAGSVKE
- a CDS encoding LacI family DNA-binding transcriptional regulator gives rise to the protein MTTIYDIAKKTGFSITTVSKVLNNYTDVSEKTKKKILEAVEEMGYYPNSHARSLMTKKSWTIGVVFMENLGVGIKHPFFNAVIESFKQRAEQFGYDMLFVSRNIINEKKSYLDHFRHRGVDGVVVVCSISDDPEVKKLMESPLPTVIIDMHSSKSSVVYSDNSYGSVLAVDHLYSLGHRKIAHIYGHQETYAGTERLKGFIKALKKHNLDIPKSYIVNGGFFSMESGEQAMKELLSLDDPPTAVYAAGDNMAFGAIKAIREKGLSVPDDISVIGYDDIDIAQHIAPPLTTVKQNMDQLGSTAADLLLDQINDKTKLNKAVTIPVELIIRESCKALKTDE
- a CDS encoding ABC transporter ATP-binding protein, with the translated sequence MIEIRNLSKTYKQQKVLSSINLRISTGIFGLLGPNGAGKSTLMRIMATLMKPSAGDIHIDSISILSHPEKVRRLIGYLPQHFHVYPQMSPMEILDFVGVMKGITNKKERREQIEHWLHEVNLTSKANEKIKTFSHGMKQRVGIAQAFMGNPKLVILDEPTVGLDPEEKLRFRNLLSKEGLNKSILLSTHVVTDIESSCYEIAVLKKGELLLDATVEELKELACGKVWEGTVPSGYLEDMAEDTILCSEHRGSTVHARVLADEKPFYGAKMLEPSLEDGYLALLGGTSS
- a CDS encoding carbohydrate ABC transporter permease; translated protein: MKKKDHYGYLFILPFFIVFGIFSIYPILLTFYYSFTNYSGMGVPEVIGLANYTRLLTDSYFLQAFFNTWYIWGVNFFFQMLIALGLAILFSDIRLKMRGLGFFRAVLYLPNLITIASVALLFGILLGWHHGTLNHLLMDLGIISQPINWLNDPTTAKWSVALIGAWMWFGHTFIVLMAGISGISKDYYEAALIDGANRWKTLFHITLPLLKPIMLYIMITSLIGGLQIFELPMLLTDGMGAPQGSLNTMVLYMYNQAFKFNNYGYAAAVAYGLFLITLIFSFATFKAMYRKSMD
- a CDS encoding GH1 family beta-glucosidase, with translation MLNFSKDFIFGTATSSYQIEGAHDEGGRTPSIWDTFSRTPGKVWNGDTGDVACDHYHRYEEDINIIKSLGVDSYRLSIAWPRIFPQQGVYNQEGMDFYKKLIHGLLDAGIKPMVTLYHWDLPMWAHEQGGWVNRESVAWFLEFAEKCYEELDDLVYSWITHNEPWCASFLSYHLGHHAPGHTNLEEGVKAAHHILLSHGEAVKLLKGKLGSSTPIGITLNLAPSYAPTDSINDQIARNNSDGYANRWFLDPIFKGSYPMDMINLFSKLIHNFDFIKEGDLESISTPCDFFGINYYARSLVEFDPSSPMLNKGAYSDYPKTGMGWDISPQEFKELIRGLRENYTDLPIYITENGAAYDDVVVDGCVHDNERKDYVEKHITAVAELNEEGMNIAGYFLWSLFDNFEWAFGYDKRFGMVYVDFETQERILKDSAKRYQEIISSRSI